From a single Bacillus sp. NEB1478 genomic region:
- a CDS encoding STAS domain-containing protein gives MSSYTTIDRNKAQKISTKILSVKEELIEQISRTNIQKYSNQVNDNLFEWRHNLIEIYALSVTEDLEVSFNTLKEWGTNAVNLLVDLDLPIEIALEEVRINRDTIGTIIKDEAENFNLSLDDFYAILSRFNFVVDRAIHWLSVSYSRQYYTRINAAEATALELSIPLIKVTDEIGVLPLVGDIDTKRAQELMNKALNKGTEYDLSFLIIDLSGVPIIDTMVADRIFKVVNALKLTGIETVLTGLRPEIAQTMVQLGIDMKDIPTFSSLHHAMKDLQNNILNP, from the coding sequence TTGAGTTCATATACTACTATTGATCGAAACAAGGCTCAAAAAATATCTACTAAAATATTGAGTGTCAAAGAAGAACTGATTGAACAAATTTCAAGAACTAACATTCAAAAATATTCAAATCAAGTGAATGATAATTTATTTGAATGGCGGCATAATCTTATAGAAATTTATGCACTTTCTGTTACCGAAGATCTTGAGGTATCTTTTAATACTTTAAAAGAATGGGGAACAAACGCAGTAAATTTGCTAGTTGATTTAGATTTACCTATTGAGATCGCTTTAGAAGAGGTACGCATCAATCGAGATACAATTGGTACTATTATTAAAGATGAAGCAGAAAACTTTAATCTATCTCTTGACGATTTTTATGCGATTCTTTCGCGCTTTAACTTCGTGGTCGATCGTGCGATACATTGGTTGAGTGTTTCCTACTCACGCCAATATTACACAAGAATAAACGCAGCAGAGGCAACCGCATTAGAACTCTCTATTCCCCTTATAAAAGTAACGGATGAAATCGGAGTTCTTCCTCTTGTAGGAGATATTGACACAAAGAGGGCACAAGAACTTATGAATAAAGCCCTAAACAAAGGAACCGAATATGACTTGTCTTTTTTAATAATCGATCTATCCGGAGTACCTATTATAGACACTATGGTAGCAGACCGGATATTCAAAGTTGTAAATGCTTTAAAACTAACTGGGATTGAGACTGTGTTGACTGGTTTAAGACCGGAAATCGCTCAAACCATGGTCCAGCTTGGTATAGATATGAAAGATATCCCGACTTTTTCAAGTCTTCATCATGCCATGAAAGATCTACAAAACAACATTTTGAACCCTTAA
- a CDS encoding gluconate:H+ symporter, with amino-acid sequence MDIYLLIVTVAAIGIVITTVSWLKWHAFISLTIASLFLGLMAGLTLDKIVTAYENGIGEVLGHLVGILALGTILGKMLSESGAGLQIGHFFVRIFGEKRLPWAMMLSGFIIGIPVFFEVGILILLPLVISLHKTTKQNILLVALPVIASLSIVDGLVPPRPGALAAISIYDANLGKVLLYSLVIALLAAVIAGPLFAKWVYKRVVPENEPELIRIDTEVKELPSSRVSFFIILLPVILMILTSLALYVQLPESLQKIFALIGDPVIALLIAVFAAYYFLGFRKGMDRDLIKKFTEDSLLPVGSIVLIIGAGGGFKQILIDSGVGDTMGSMSENLSLSPLVMAFVIACLIRIATGSATVALTTAAGIVSPIIEHMSGVNLELLVIATAAGSMMFSHVNDPGFWMVKEYLGLTVSETFKTLSVLETILSITAFACALVLNVFI; translated from the coding sequence ATGGATATTTATTTACTGATTGTCACAGTAGCGGCTATCGGCATAGTTATCACTACCGTATCCTGGCTGAAATGGCATGCTTTTATCAGTTTAACAATAGCCAGTTTATTTTTGGGTCTGATGGCTGGATTAACTTTAGACAAAATTGTAACCGCTTACGAAAATGGTATAGGAGAAGTCTTAGGTCATTTGGTCGGGATTTTGGCGTTAGGTACAATTCTAGGAAAAATGCTTTCCGAATCAGGAGCCGGACTGCAGATCGGCCATTTTTTTGTAAGGATTTTTGGTGAAAAGCGCTTGCCGTGGGCGATGATGCTTTCAGGTTTTATCATTGGGATTCCTGTTTTTTTTGAAGTAGGTATTTTAATTTTATTGCCTTTAGTTATTTCGTTACATAAAACAACGAAGCAAAATATTTTATTGGTTGCTCTTCCGGTTATTGCAAGTCTTTCGATTGTAGACGGTCTTGTTCCACCGCGTCCTGGCGCACTTGCTGCTATCAGCATATATGATGCCAATCTTGGTAAGGTTCTTCTTTACTCTCTCGTAATAGCATTACTTGCTGCAGTTATTGCCGGTCCATTGTTTGCAAAATGGGTGTACAAACGCGTTGTACCTGAAAATGAACCGGAATTAATCCGAATTGATACGGAAGTAAAAGAACTGCCAAGCTCAAGGGTGTCATTCTTTATTATTTTACTACCAGTCATTCTTATGATCCTTACCTCATTAGCACTATATGTACAGCTTCCAGAAAGCTTGCAGAAAATCTTTGCACTTATAGGAGACCCGGTAATTGCACTATTAATTGCCGTATTTGCAGCCTACTATTTTCTTGGATTTCGTAAAGGGATGGATAGAGACCTTATTAAAAAATTCACAGAGGATAGCTTGCTGCCAGTAGGTTCAATCGTTTTAATAATCGGTGCAGGCGGCGGATTTAAACAGATACTGATCGATAGCGGTGTCGGTGATACAATGGGCAGCATGTCTGAAAATCTATCTCTGTCTCCGCTCGTGATGGCCTTTGTCATTGCATGCTTAATTCGAATTGCAACAGGATCAGCAACGGTCGCCTTAACAACAGCAGCCGGTATTGTTTCTCCAATCATTGAGCATATGTCCGGTGTCAATCTGGAATTGCTAGTTATAGCAACAGCTGCAGGATCAATGATGTTTTCGCATGTAAACGATCCAGGCTTTTGGATGGTAAAAGAATATCTTGGATTAACCGTTTCGGAAACCTTCAAAACGTTGAGCGTGCTCGAAACCATTCTTTCTATAACCGCATTTGCATGTGCCTTGGTGCTTAATGTATTTATATGA